Part of the Natranaeroarchaeum aerophilus genome is shown below.
CAAAAGTTGCATCCGCGCGAGCAGTAGTCGCCGATGTCTCGGACCAAGTGGACGCGAGCATCGTTCTCACGGCAAAGGAAGTCAGTCCAGATGTTTCAGTCATCAGCGTCGTCGAAGACCCCGACAATGCGCGATATCACGAGATCGCCGGGGCGGACCACGTTCTCTCACCGCGGTCGCTAATCGGCCGGAGCCTCAGCAAGAAGGTGACGAGTGCGATGCGAACCGAGATCGACGAATCAGTTGCGATCGGCGATGAACTACGTCTGGCGGAGATATCGATCCGTCACGGGAGTGCCCTCGCCGGTACAACGCTCGCAGAAAGCAACATCCGCGAGGAATCGGGAGTAACCGTCATAGGCGTGTGGGTGGACGGGCGGTTTAATCCGGCACCGGGTCCGAAGACACGGTTGCCACCGGGAACCGTACTCCTTGCCTCGGGCCGCACCGACCAACTGGAACAACTCGTCGAGATGACACAGTCTACGATTCGTGGATTCAAGTCAGAAAACGTGGTGATCGTTGGCTACGGACAGGTTGGGCGGTCGGTTAGAGATGAACTGGATAAGACAACAATCACGTATACGCTAGTTGATAAAGCTGACACAGAGGGGATCAATGTTGTCGGTGACGCGACAGAGCCGGAGATACTCACCGAAGCTGGAATCGAAGACGCCGACACCGTGGTACTTGCACTACCGGACGACAACACGACGGAGTTCGCCACGCTCATGATCCGTGACCTGGCTCCCGACACCGAGATCATCGCTCGGGTTAATCAGCAGGAAAACGTCTCGAAAACATACCGTGCCGGAGCCGACTACGTCCTTTCACTTACGAGCGTTACTGGTCGCATGATCGCTTCACAGATCTTTGAAAACCGTGACCTGCTTTCGTTGGAACAGCAGGTCAAAGTGATCCGCGAACGTGCTCCACAACTCGTCGGACAGTCACTCGCCGAAGCGAACGTGCGCGACAGGACGGGTTGTATTGTAATCGGACTGGAGAGCGGTAGTACGGTGATTACTGATATTGGACCACAGACAACATTCGAGCCGGAAGATGAACTTATTATTGTTGGGACGGACGACGGGATTCGAGCGTTCGAACAGGCGTTTTGCTGAACTCACCCTCTGTATCGGTCACCGCAGTTCTGAAAGTGGCCTGGTAGTTCATTCAGCGAGTGCTGAATAGAACGCGCGAGTCTTGCATGAGTCACTGGACGGATAGCGAATGTTGTGATCAGTCGATACAGGCGATATCTCCCTCAGGACTCCTATAATTATTTTGGAGTGTTTCTACTGAACCAAATGAGTAGAGTGCGTATTGGTTCTCATTTTCCAATCTCAGATCATTGTGGGAAAATCACCGGTACGGGTGATTTCAATCTCTTCGTTTGCCACCGGTAGCAGGACGCATCTGATTAGTGATCTCATGATTAGTCCCCGTTGATCTGACACGACGCAATTTCCGCACCCACACCACTGGGGAAGTGACTGTCTACATTTATCATAGTGGAACACGTGACATTCCAGCATTTGACTGTTTGTGCCGGGAATCGTTCTGAATTAGTCGTGCTGAGATCTAAACAGTGAGAGACAATAGCTTATTACACACTGGGTCCGGTCGTATGGTCTCTCGGTTAGCATCTTGACTAGCTGAACTCAACCCACGACACCTTACATCGATAGTAGTAGTTCAGTTCCCTCTTTATGTAGTTCAGGACTCGAATCGACTTATGATCTCCCGTCAGCTTGGATCAAACCGCTGACGTGGAATTAGTCTCTTCTGATTCGTTTTTAAATGTGCCAAGAGCGTCGTCGGTATTAATCCCTCGTGAGAGTAGCGTTACGATGTCGTCGGGATGAAACACTGTCTTTCCACGTGGTGTAAGAACCTGATCCCCACGTTCGACAGAGATGATGAGGATTTCATCCTCAAGCACACCATCGGAGACTGCTTCCTGAATCGATTTTCCAGTGACAGGAGCGTTCTCCGAGACTGTGACTTCGATTACGTTTGTGTTTCCAGCAAGACTAATGAAATCAGTCGGTTCATGTGGTTGCTGCTTTCCATCAGGTCCAAACGGTACATACGGAAGATCAGATTCGCTCCGGATGAGATGCTCTTCTTCGATGTCGATCCCCATCTCTGAAATGGCATGTGCTATCCGTTGTAATGATTCGACACCCTCGCCGATCGCCTTGATATGCAGGTTTCGTTTGCCGCTCATCAACTCTCGAACATTAATCACTCCGGGGATCGACCGTATCTCGTGCGCGAGGGATTCCCGTTCGGCGACTGGAACGGTACAGATGTAGAGATTCGTCAACCGGTTACCAGCGCGTTGGAAATCAATATCCGCTGAGTATCCACGGATAATGCCGTTTTTTTCAAGCTGGTTAATGCGATTTCGGATTGTTCCTGCTGAAACGTTCAGCCCGTCCGCTATTTCCGGCGCAGAAACACCACGTGCATCGGTCATTAACCAGTAAATCGTCTGTTGGTCGATTTTGTCGAGACGAATCCCATTATTCGATTCTGTGGTCATATGGTCCCCTTTCAAAGACCTACGTGGTACAACACCTAAATTCATCACGTTCCGCATTAGAGTGTTATTCACTCATATTCACAGTACCGAGATACCGCCACTGCAGTTTTGATTCCCCTTCGATACGCGGTACTTTTTGCACGTGGTACAGGAACGGTCCATGCGGACAATCCTCACAATCCTTACCACACGGCTGCCGTTTGACGACCGTCGTGTATACTGGATTCTCTTCTATCCGAACGATCTCTTCACCTGGGCCTGCCTCAATTCGGTCGCTTACGCTCAACTGTTCGAACTCGTATCGCCGCTGTGCATACTCGATAACAGCTCGTAGTTCGGATTTGTCGAGCTGTTCAATCGCTTCGACGATTGCCGTCGGAAGTGCGTTCGGCGGGGTCGGTTCTGTGCTTGTCATTGTTTGTTTTTGTTAGGTGTACAGATCGAACCGCTTGAGGACAGCACCAATAAGGACTGCAACTGGAATTATCTCCAGCCGTCCGACCCACATATTGAGTATCAGCATCCATTTCGTCACGTCCGGCATATCAGGGCCAGTAATCCCAGCATCGAGGCCGACGTTACTCTGTGCGCTCATCACATCAAAGATGACGTACTCAACCGGGTATTCCGGCGATAGCGCCCACAGCATAACCGCAACCCCAATGATGAGGAAGACGATCCAAAGGACAAACACGACTGTCGCTTCGGTGTATTCCCGTTCGGCCTGCTGTTCGTCGAGTGTCCGCTCACCGAGTTTCAACTGCCGAACTGCACTGTCAGGTGCAAAGACTCCGCGAATCTGCCAGAGCGTCCCTTTCAGCAGCGTCGCAACACGGATCAATTTGAGCCCACCCACAGTTGAACCGGCAGCAGCACCGGTCAACATCCCCAGACAGATGAGGAAGGTGGCACCGGCGGACATCGCTCGTTCGGTTCCGCCGCCGATGGCTGCCGTTCCGAACCCGGTGTTCGAAGTCGCGGAGACGAACTGGAACAGCCCCGCTCGAAAGTGCTCTTCAAGCGTCGTGAACTGTCCGGACGCGTCGCCACCTGTGAGCAGTAACGCAGTCAGTGCCAGTGAACCGACGGTGAACCAGATGAAGATCCATCGGGTCTGGAGATCCTTATAGAAGTTCTCGATCTCCCCTTTCAGAATCAGGTAGTGGATCGGGAACGCGATACTTCCCGCAACCATGATCGGTACAACGGCGTACTGAATGATCGCGCCATACTCGCCAATCGACGCCCCGTGGACGGAGAATCCACCAGTAGCGATTCCAGTCATGGCATGGTTGATCGCCGGCCACAGAGGCATCCCCACTATAAGCAACAGTGTGATCGCGGCGATCGTCAATCCAAGGTAGATCTTCCAGATCTCCTTGACTGTCGATACCACGCTTGGCATGACCTTGCTTTTCTTTTCTCGGGCTTCGGATTCGAACAGCGTCAGCGATCCACTCCCCGGCCGTGCGAGGATGGCGACCGTCAACACAATGACTCCGACGCCACCGACCCACTCGGTGAAGGAGCGCCACCAGTGGAGCGACCGCGGTAGGTCATCCTCGACACTGGCCATTGTTAGCCCGGTGCTGGTGTACCCACTGATGCTCTCGAAGATCCCGTTGAGCGGGTCCCGGAACACGTCTGTCGTTGAATCAACGGCTGGTGTGTTCATCCAGACTGGGTAGGGATTGATGTAGATTGCCCAGGCAATTAATAAAAACGGCAACGAACCTAAAAATGCGAGTACGCCCCACGCGCTGGCGGCCGTGATCATTGCTTCGACCTTTCCAGGTGAGGGAGCGTCACGGAACCAGCGAGCCAACACTGTTCCCACGCCACCCATGATGACTGCGGAGATGGCGAAGGCAGGCATCGCATAAAATTCGGCGTTCACCCCTGCGACGACTATGGAAACGACGAGCATAAGCGAGACGACCTGGAGAATCCGCCCCACGTCACGTGCGACAGTCGGAAGAGTACTCATTGTATTCGATTAACTGCCATTTGAACCGTGGCCGAACGTGGAGAGAACCTCATCAACAGACG
Proteins encoded:
- a CDS encoding Lrp/AsnC family transcriptional regulator, with product MTTESNNGIRLDKIDQQTIYWLMTDARGVSAPEIADGLNVSAGTIRNRINQLEKNGIIRGYSADIDFQRAGNRLTNLYICTVPVAERESLAHEIRSIPGVINVRELMSGKRNLHIKAIGEGVESLQRIAHAISEMGIDIEEEHLIRSESDLPYVPFGPDGKQQPHEPTDFISLAGNTNVIEVTVSENAPVTGKSIQEAVSDGVLEDEILIISVERGDQVLTPRGKTVFHPDDIVTLLSRGINTDDALGTFKNESEETNSTSAV
- a CDS encoding TrkH family potassium uptake protein, translated to MSTLPTVARDVGRILQVVSLMLVVSIVVAGVNAEFYAMPAFAISAVIMGGVGTVLARWFRDAPSPGKVEAMITAASAWGVLAFLGSLPFLLIAWAIYINPYPVWMNTPAVDSTTDVFRDPLNGIFESISGYTSTGLTMASVEDDLPRSLHWWRSFTEWVGGVGVIVLTVAILARPGSGSLTLFESEAREKKSKVMPSVVSTVKEIWKIYLGLTIAAITLLLIVGMPLWPAINHAMTGIATGGFSVHGASIGEYGAIIQYAVVPIMVAGSIAFPIHYLILKGEIENFYKDLQTRWIFIWFTVGSLALTALLLTGGDASGQFTTLEEHFRAGLFQFVSATSNTGFGTAAIGGGTERAMSAGATFLICLGMLTGAAAGSTVGGLKLIRVATLLKGTLWQIRGVFAPDSAVRQLKLGERTLDEQQAEREYTEATVVFVLWIVFLIIGVAVMLWALSPEYPVEYVIFDVMSAQSNVGLDAGITGPDMPDVTKWMLILNMWVGRLEIIPVAVLIGAVLKRFDLYT
- a CDS encoding potassium channel family protein: MKGLKRRIISYMIVLGVALIVTSLGYQWGMATYEDRPRSFLDSLQFTVEMFTTTGFGGDSPWESPQMHTFIIVTDLLGMALLVGALPVVATPLLQSMLSSSAPEKADEGLTDHVVICSDTTRSEVLIDELDSRGIPYVIVESDRDRADELYKTNDHVIKADPASTDGLEAAKVASARAVVADVSDQVDASIVLTAKEVSPDVSVISVVEDPDNARYHEIAGADHVLSPRSLIGRSLSKKVTSAMRTEIDESVAIGDELRLAEISIRHGSALAGTTLAESNIREESGVTVIGVWVDGRFNPAPGPKTRLPPGTVLLASGRTDQLEQLVEMTQSTIRGFKSENVVIVGYGQVGRSVRDELDKTTITYTLVDKADTEGINVVGDATEPEILTEAGIEDADTVVLALPDDNTTEFATLMIRDLAPDTEIIARVNQQENVSKTYRAGADYVLSLTSVTGRMIASQIFENRDLLSLEQQVKVIRERAPQLVGQSLAEANVRDRTGCIVIGLESGSTVITDIGPQTTFEPEDELIIVGTDDGIRAFEQAFC